A window from Sebastes fasciatus isolate fSebFas1 chromosome 22, fSebFas1.pri, whole genome shotgun sequence encodes these proteins:
- the cnpy3 gene encoding protein canopy homolog 3, producing MILAAYLWFFSLVSSVGAAKSGGDDDWVHLANKCEVCKYVSIEMKSAFDETGKTKEVIDRNYRFIDSKGAPPIKYNKSDLRFIDVVENVCQRLLEYNLHKERTGSNRFAKGMSETFSTLHGLVNKGVNVVMDIPFELWNETSAEVADLKKQCDVLIEKYEDVIEDWYKGSQEEDLTTYLCEKHVLKGQDAACLNEEWTAKKKGDQAAIAEDKKKKKKKKGGKKGEGGDGGSEGEKSTKKKKEKKVKKKKKSKAPVEKANGGVSSDEDIQPQMPLSGQKTEL from the exons ATGATTTTAGCAGCGTACTTGTGGTTTTTCTCGCTGGTTTCGTCGGTCGGAGCAGCAAAGAGTGGAGGAGACGATGACTGGGTTCATCTGGCTAACAAATGTGAAG TGTGTAAGTACGTCAGCATCGAGATGAAGTCGGCGTTCGATGAGACGGGGAAGACCAAGGAGGTCATCGACAGGAACTACCGCTTCATCGACAGCAAGGGGGCGCCGCCCATCAAATACAACAAGTC AGACCTCCGATTCATCGACGTGGTAGAAAATGTGTGTCAGAGGCTGTTAGAGTACAATCTGCACAAGGAGAGGACTGGAAGTAACCGCTTCGCCAag ggcATGTCAGAGACCTTCTCCACCCTTCATGGTTTGGTGAATAAAGGAGTGAACGTGGTGATGGATATTCCCTTCGAGCTGTGGAACGAGACTTCAGCGGAGGTGGCCGACCTTAAAAAACAG TGTGACGTGTTGATCGAGAAGTATGAGGACGTGATTGAGGACTGGTACAAAGGAAGCCAGGAGGAAGACCTGACCACTTATCTGTGTGAGAAGCACGTTCTCAAAGGACAGGACGCAG CCTGCCTGAACGAGGAGTGGACCGCGAAGAAGAAGGGAGACCAGGCAGCCATCGCggaggacaagaagaagaagaaaaagaagaagggagggaagaagggagagggaggagacggAGGCTCGGAGGGAGAGAAGTccaccaagaagaagaaggagaagaaggtgaagaagaagaaaaagagcaaAGCTCCGGTGGAGAAGGCGAACGGAGGGGTGTCGTCGGACGAGGACATCCAGCCACAGATGCCTCTGTCTGGGCAGAAGACGGAGCTGTGA